Part of the Leptolyngbya sp. BL0902 genome, CGAACCGGAGAACTTACCATACTCGTTTCCTCATCACACACACTCAGAATGGAGAATATCACCTCTGCCTTAGGATGAAACTAGCGCCCTGTGCCAGTTCCCTTGTCTACGCCAGATTTCCCTCGTCACCCATGCCGGATTTCCCTCCTTTGGAAAACACCCCAGATTCCCCTCTAGAAAGTGCCCCTGAGAACGCCCCTGAGAGCGCCCCAGAGAACATCTCCAACACCAACCCTGAGATCTCCCTCACTGCCGGAATTACCCTGTTTAATCAGGGTGAATACTACGCTTGCCACGATGTGCTAGAAGCGCTGTGGATGGAAGCAGAATCCATGGAAAAACCGTTCTATCAGGGCATTTTGCAGATTGCCGTAGGGCTATATCACCTGGGCAACCACAACTGGCGCGGAGCCACCATTTTGATTGGCGAAGGCGTCAACCGTTTGCGTCCCTTTGAACCCAGCTATGGCGGCGTCGCCGTGGCCGATTTGGTGGATCTGGGTTGGGCGTGGCTGGTGGCGCTGCAACACACCGGAGTTGACCAAGTGGAAGCAATGGCCCAAGCCTTGACCCAAGCCCGGACTACCGCCGCCGATCAGGGCATTAGCCTAGGGGATCAGAGGTTCACGTTGCCCGTCCCTAGGATTGGGCTGACGACCTCCGCCACCCCAGAGAGCCGCCCAAGGGCTAGCGGAACCTGCTGATATCGCAGAGATGCCAAAGTATGTCTCCTGTCAGCGAGGATGGTGTGAGGAAGTACGAAAGTTTACATTGACCTACGAGGCCCATCGCGATAGTGACGAAGCCATGGCCTGGGAAGGCGCATCCCAGACTGGGCCGCATCGCGCCGAGAATCGGGCTGGGGAGGCGTGGCCTGCCCTAGCACCCTGCTAGGATAGGCGATGGGGATCATCCCCAAAGGCCAACGCGGGAGAGGATTGGGCGATGCAAATTTATCTGGACTATAGCGCCACCACGCCACCGCGCCCGGAGGTGATCGCCACCGTGCAATCGGTAATGGCGGATCAGTGGGGCAATCCCTCCAGCCTGCACCAGTGGGGCAACCGCGCCGCCACCGTGCTAGAGCAAGCTCGCTTCCAGGTGGCGGGGCTGATCCATGCCCCAGCGGAATCGGTCTTGTTTACCGCTGGCGGCACCGAGGCCGATAATCTCGCCCTGCTGGGCATTGCCCACACCTTCGAGCGGCCCCAGCACGTCATTATCTCGGCGGTGGAGCATTCCGCCATTAACCAACCCGCCCAATTCCTCGAAGCCCAGGGCTGGCAAGTCACCCGTTTGCCCGTGGATAGTCGGGGGCGGGTTCATCCTGAGGTGCTGCGTCGCGCCCTGCAAAGCAACACGGTGCTGGTGTCGATCATCTACGGCCAAAGCGAAGTGGGCACCCTGCAACCCATCGCCCAGTTGGGCCAAATCGCCCGCGACCACGGGGCCATCTTCCACACCGATGCCGTGCAGGTGGCCGGACGCCTGCCCATTGATGTTCAAACCTTGCCCGTTGATTTACTGTCTTTGTCAAGCCACAAAATCTACGGCCCCCAGGGAGTTGGTGCCCTATACGTGCGGCCTGGGGTGTCGTTGCGGCCCCTTTTGGGGGGCGGTGGTCAGGAGATGGGCCTGCGGTCGGGTACCCAAGCCTTGCCCAGCATTGCCGGATTTGGGGTGGCGGCGGCCTTGGCCCAGCAAGAAATGACCCAAGAAACCCAGCGGCTGACGGTCTTGCGGGATCGACTCTTTTCCCAACTGGCGGATGTGCCTGGACTGGTGCCCACCGGAGATTTAGACCACCGACTGCCCCACCACGCCAGTTTCTGCCTCACCAGCGGCGATGGCGAACGGGTGAGCGGCAAAACCCTGGTGCGGCAGATGAACCTAG contains:
- a CDS encoding DUF309 domain-containing protein is translated as MPDFPPLENTPDSPLESAPENAPESAPENISNTNPEISLTAGITLFNQGEYYACHDVLEALWMEAESMEKPFYQGILQIAVGLYHLGNHNWRGATILIGEGVNRLRPFEPSYGGVAVADLVDLGWAWLVALQHTGVDQVEAMAQALTQARTTAADQGISLGDQRFTLPVPRIGLTTSATPESRPRASGTC
- a CDS encoding cysteine desulfurase family protein → MQIYLDYSATTPPRPEVIATVQSVMADQWGNPSSLHQWGNRAATVLEQARFQVAGLIHAPAESVLFTAGGTEADNLALLGIAHTFERPQHVIISAVEHSAINQPAQFLEAQGWQVTRLPVDSRGRVHPEVLRRALQSNTVLVSIIYGQSEVGTLQPIAQLGQIARDHGAIFHTDAVQVAGRLPIDVQTLPVDLLSLSSHKIYGPQGVGALYVRPGVSLRPLLGGGGQEMGLRSGTQALPSIAGFGVAAALAQQEMTQETQRLTVLRDRLFSQLADVPGLVPTGDLDHRLPHHASFCLTSGDGERVSGKTLVRQMNLAGIGISAGAACNSGTLTPSPILTAMGYGERAAKCGIRLSLGRHTTAADIDWTALVLKQVIDRSLSTLLAQV